A stretch of Spirochaetota bacterium DNA encodes these proteins:
- a CDS encoding DNA alkylation repair protein translates to MNPVILNIRKELKLLADEKTRESGKRFFKEDVTLYGVKTADVTRIARGYFKEIKGKGKEEIFGMCDALWQSGAMEESFIACDWAYALRKDYEPRDFKVFEKWVKEHVDNWASCDTLCNHTVGAFVEKYPAYVSNLKKWARSKNRWMRRAAAVSLIIPARRGMFLGDIFEIADILLADGDDLVQKGYGWMLKAASQAHLNPVHEYVMKNKAAMPRTALRYAIEKMPEKLKKSAMAK, encoded by the coding sequence ATGAACCCTGTCATTCTGAATATTCGCAAGGAATTGAAACTGCTGGCCGACGAAAAAACCCGCGAGAGCGGGAAGCGCTTTTTCAAGGAAGACGTCACGCTCTACGGGGTGAAGACCGCCGATGTCACCCGGATCGCCCGGGGCTATTTCAAGGAAATCAAGGGGAAGGGAAAGGAGGAGATATTCGGCATGTGCGATGCGCTGTGGCAGTCGGGCGCCATGGAGGAATCGTTCATCGCCTGCGACTGGGCGTATGCGCTCCGGAAGGACTACGAGCCGCGTGATTTCAAGGTGTTCGAGAAATGGGTGAAAGAGCACGTGGACAACTGGGCCTCCTGCGATACGCTCTGCAATCACACCGTGGGCGCCTTCGTGGAAAAATACCCGGCGTATGTTTCCAATTTAAAAAAATGGGCGCGCTCGAAAAACCGCTGGATGCGTCGGGCGGCGGCGGTCTCCCTCATCATCCCCGCGCGCCGGGGAATGTTCCTCGGTGACATCTTCGAGATCGCCGATATTCTCCTGGCGGACGGGGACGACCTGGTGCAGAAGGGGTACGGCTGGATGCTCAAGGCCGCGAGCCAGGCGCATCTTAATCCCGTCCACGAATACGTCATGAAAAACAAGGCGGCGATGCCGCGGACGGCGCTGCGCTACGCGATCGAGAAGATGCCGGAGAAATTAAAGAAGAGCGCCATGGCAAAGTGA